Proteins encoded by one window of Camelus bactrianus isolate YW-2024 breed Bactrian camel chromosome 9, ASM4877302v1, whole genome shotgun sequence:
- the PIH1D1 gene encoding PIH1 domain-containing protein 1 isoform X1, which translates to MQLLENRIYLGDEAIVQRLEGSRLGWTLKLRFLKCASLNCPVTWPDEAVWKERFFPRAMADSKLLVTEINEEETMGAETARLEELLLQASKELQQAQTSRPESTQIQPQPGFCIKTHSLEGKVFINICHSPSIPPPADLTEDELLQMLEEDQAGFRIPMSLGEPHAELDAKGQGCTAYDVAVNSDFYRRMQNSDFLRELVITIAREGLEDKYSLQLNPEWRMLKNRPFLGSISQQNIRSQQHPRIQELGNLYTPESLRHEEGPEKPHLNLWLEAPDLLLAEIDLPKLDGALGLSLEMGENRLVMGGPQQLYYLDAYIPLRINCDESRAAFHRKRKQLMVAMPLLLAPS; encoded by the exons ATGCAGTTACTAGAGAATCGAATCTACCTCGGGGACGAAGCGATTGTTCAGAGATTAGAAGGGAGTCGTTTAGGATGGACACtgaaattaaggtttttaaagTGTGCCAGCCTTAACTGCCCAGTAACCTGGCCAGATGAGGCTGTCTGGAAGGAGC GTTTCTTCCCCAGGGCCATGGCCGACTCAAAGCTGCTGGTGACGGAGATAAACGAGGAGGAGACAATGGGCGCTGAGACGGCGCGTTTGGAGGAGCTGCTGCTGCAG GCCTCCAAGGAGCTCCAGCAAGCCCAGACAAGCAGACCAGAATCTACACAGATACAACCTCAGCCTG GTTTCTGCATAAAGACCCACTCACTTGAAGGGAAGGTTTTCATCAACATCTGTcactctccctccatccctcctccgGCTGACTTGACTGAGGATGAGCTGCTTCAAATGCTGGAGGAGGACCAAGCTGGGTTTCGCATCCCCATGAGTCTGGGAGAGCCGCATGCTGAATTGGATGCAA AAGGCCAGGGTTGTACTGCCTACGACGTAGCTGTCAACAGCGACTTCTACCGGAGGATGCAG aaCAGCGATTTCTTGCGAGAGCTCGTGATCACCATCGCCAGAGAGGGCCTTGAGGACAAGTACAGCCTGCAGCTGAATCCag AGTGGCGCATGCTGAAGAACAGGCCTTTCCTGGGCTCCATCTCCCAGCAAAATATCCGCTCCCAGCAGCATCCTCGGATCCAGGAGCTGGGAAACCTGTACACGCCAGAGTCCCTGAGACATGAGGAAGG ccctgagaAGCCTCATCTGAACCTTTGGCTGGAAGCCCCTGACCTCCTTTTGGCTGAAATCGACCTTCCCAAACTG GATGGAGCTCTGGGGCTGTCGCTAGAGATGGGGGAGAATCGCCTGGTGATGGGGGGCCCCCAGCAGCTGTACTATCTGGATGCCTACATCCCCCTGCGGATCAACTGTGATGAGAGCAGGGCAGCCTTCCATAGGAAGAGAAAG cAACTGATGGTGGCGATGCCCCTTCTGTTGGCGCCTTCTTGA
- the PIH1D1 gene encoding PIH1 domain-containing protein 1 isoform X2 — protein MADSKLLVTEINEEETMGAETARLEELLLQASKELQQAQTSRPESTQIQPQPGFCIKTHSLEGKVFINICHSPSIPPPADLTEDELLQMLEEDQAGFRIPMSLGEPHAELDAKGQGCTAYDVAVNSDFYRRMQNSDFLRELVITIAREGLEDKYSLQLNPEWRMLKNRPFLGSISQQNIRSQQHPRIQELGNLYTPESLRHEEGPEKPHLNLWLEAPDLLLAEIDLPKLDGALGLSLEMGENRLVMGGPQQLYYLDAYIPLRINCDESRAAFHRKRKQLMVAMPLLLAPS, from the exons ATGGCCGACTCAAAGCTGCTGGTGACGGAGATAAACGAGGAGGAGACAATGGGCGCTGAGACGGCGCGTTTGGAGGAGCTGCTGCTGCAG GCCTCCAAGGAGCTCCAGCAAGCCCAGACAAGCAGACCAGAATCTACACAGATACAACCTCAGCCTG GTTTCTGCATAAAGACCCACTCACTTGAAGGGAAGGTTTTCATCAACATCTGTcactctccctccatccctcctccgGCTGACTTGACTGAGGATGAGCTGCTTCAAATGCTGGAGGAGGACCAAGCTGGGTTTCGCATCCCCATGAGTCTGGGAGAGCCGCATGCTGAATTGGATGCAA AAGGCCAGGGTTGTACTGCCTACGACGTAGCTGTCAACAGCGACTTCTACCGGAGGATGCAG aaCAGCGATTTCTTGCGAGAGCTCGTGATCACCATCGCCAGAGAGGGCCTTGAGGACAAGTACAGCCTGCAGCTGAATCCag AGTGGCGCATGCTGAAGAACAGGCCTTTCCTGGGCTCCATCTCCCAGCAAAATATCCGCTCCCAGCAGCATCCTCGGATCCAGGAGCTGGGAAACCTGTACACGCCAGAGTCCCTGAGACATGAGGAAGG ccctgagaAGCCTCATCTGAACCTTTGGCTGGAAGCCCCTGACCTCCTTTTGGCTGAAATCGACCTTCCCAAACTG GATGGAGCTCTGGGGCTGTCGCTAGAGATGGGGGAGAATCGCCTGGTGATGGGGGGCCCCCAGCAGCTGTACTATCTGGATGCCTACATCCCCCTGCGGATCAACTGTGATGAGAGCAGGGCAGCCTTCCATAGGAAGAGAAAG cAACTGATGGTGGCGATGCCCCTTCTGTTGGCGCCTTCTTGA